One region of Chloroflexota bacterium genomic DNA includes:
- a CDS encoding DUF2207 domain-containing protein, whose amino-acid sequence MRVPVRRVLWVLLLAALLAVVGGSMGTAQAASHAKSVDVLRRDAEITILPNGDVRIVETWQVDFMGGPFHYAFREIPLNRVEDITDWGVSEGGTRYLHDDSGQPYTFTLKATDNARKIVWYFPEITDTTRTFTLTYVLKGALWIDDKGDQFFWKFIESDRSYPIESARVVVHLPGEFNSSQILTATYLDGEKDGNAQLLDASTVQFQGGPFPGGTEWEIRVQWPHGFVSASPPPWETRMKLQPWIDLGWWLFLFLVMAAALGGGFLLWYQRGRDPAVGVVPTLVTEPPSKLPPGMVGTLVDERADMDDILATLLDLARRGVLKIETVRKKAFLGTHEETYFVAEKMPPDLLPFETALMVAIFGGVVVPGEKRSLESLKNAFYTSIPDIKRKLYQAVVSARLFPSDPEKVRTKYMAWAVLLGGVISALYFPAQWMGAHAAGGAAIFLGIVVTLVWLVLARAMPRKTRQGALEAAKWRAFKRYLQELERHTSLERAKDLFDRYLPYATAFGISKLWVRKFARVPDMPAPGWYTLYPYGGGMSRGGAAVGGHMASPGQGAPSLDSMASGAFNSFSNIADSLLSTLNEASATFVSHPSSSGSGGGFSGGGGGGGGGGGGSSGFG is encoded by the coding sequence ATGCGTGTGCCTGTCCGTAGGGTGCTGTGGGTCCTTTTATTGGCAGCCCTGCTTGCGGTGGTGGGGGGCAGCATGGGAACGGCCCAGGCGGCTTCTCATGCTAAAAGCGTTGACGTCCTGCGCAGAGATGCCGAGATCACGATTTTGCCAAATGGTGATGTGCGGATTGTGGAAACCTGGCAGGTCGACTTTATGGGCGGCCCTTTTCATTACGCTTTCCGCGAAATCCCTCTCAATCGAGTGGAAGACATTACCGATTGGGGCGTTTCGGAAGGGGGAACGCGCTATCTCCATGACGACAGCGGGCAGCCTTATACGTTCACGCTCAAGGCTACGGACAATGCGCGCAAAATCGTGTGGTATTTTCCGGAAATCACCGATACGACGCGGACATTTACGCTGACTTACGTGTTGAAGGGGGCGTTGTGGATTGACGACAAAGGCGACCAGTTCTTCTGGAAGTTCATCGAAAGCGATCGGTCTTACCCCATTGAGAGTGCCCGGGTGGTGGTGCACCTGCCAGGAGAGTTTAACAGCAGCCAGATTCTGACCGCGACGTATCTCGACGGAGAGAAGGATGGAAACGCACAACTGCTGGATGCAAGCACAGTGCAGTTTCAGGGTGGGCCTTTCCCCGGTGGCACGGAGTGGGAAATTCGTGTGCAATGGCCGCACGGGTTTGTCTCGGCTTCTCCCCCGCCCTGGGAAACGCGGATGAAACTGCAGCCGTGGATCGACCTGGGGTGGTGGCTGTTTCTCTTCCTGGTGATGGCCGCTGCGCTGGGCGGTGGTTTCCTGTTGTGGTATCAGCGGGGGCGCGACCCCGCGGTGGGTGTGGTGCCGACGTTGGTGACGGAACCCCCCAGTAAGTTGCCGCCTGGCATGGTAGGCACGCTGGTGGATGAGCGCGCCGATATGGACGATATTTTGGCTACGCTGCTCGATCTGGCGCGGCGCGGGGTGCTGAAAATTGAAACGGTGCGCAAGAAGGCTTTCCTGGGCACGCATGAGGAAACGTATTTTGTGGCCGAGAAAATGCCGCCCGATTTGTTGCCGTTTGAGACGGCGTTGATGGTGGCGATTTTTGGCGGCGTTGTGGTGCCGGGTGAAAAGCGTTCGCTGGAAAGCCTGAAAAACGCATTTTACACCTCCATTCCCGACATTAAGCGCAAACTCTACCAGGCGGTGGTCAGTGCTCGCTTGTTCCCTTCAGATCCTGAGAAGGTGCGCACGAAATACATGGCATGGGCAGTGTTGCTGGGCGGGGTGATTTCAGCCCTGTACTTCCCTGCACAGTGGATGGGAGCGCATGCAGCGGGAGGCGCGGCCATCTTCCTGGGCATTGTGGTGACGCTTGTGTGGCTGGTGCTTGCCCGGGCAATGCCACGAAAGACCCGCCAGGGCGCGCTGGAAGCCGCCAAGTGGCGCGCGTTCAAACGCTATTTGCAGGAACTCGAGCGTCATACTTCGCTGGAACGAGCCAAAGATCTGTTCGATCGTTACCTGCCATACGCAACGGCATTTGGCATTTCCAAACTCTGGGTGCGCAAGTTTGCACGGGTGCCCGATATGCCTGCGCCCGGATGGTACACCCTCTACCCTTATGGCGGCGGCATGTCTCGAGGCGGCGCTGCCGTGGGCGGCCACATGGCATCGCCGGGGCAGGGTGCACCTTCGTTGGATAGTATGGCATCGGGCGCCTTCAATTCCTTTTCCAACATTGCCGATAGCCTGCTCTCGACGCTGAATGAGGCCTCGGCTACTTTCGTCAGCCACCCCAGCAGCAGCGGCAGCGGTGGTGGGTTCAGCGGCGGTGGCGGCGGCGGTGGCGGCGGTGGCGGCGGCTCCAGCGGTTTCGGCTAA
- a CDS encoding TIGR00730 family Rossman fold protein, with translation MVTSTSLKSICVYCGSSDDVPAMYYQAAHEIGQAIAARGYTVIYGGGSTGLMGAVADAALEAGGDVIGVIPEHFYTPQLAHDHLTRLEIVADMHTRKARMAELADAFIALPGGYGTLEEMFEALTWAQIGLHTKPIGLFNFQGYYNHLLAFIRHAREEGFIFDEHEALFVHAAAAEPLLDALEDYRHPGGVERWLREAP, from the coding sequence ATGGTTACATCGACTTCTCTTAAATCCATTTGCGTTTATTGCGGCTCATCGGATGATGTGCCAGCAATGTATTATCAGGCTGCCCACGAGATTGGGCAGGCCATTGCAGCCCGCGGTTACACCGTCATCTATGGCGGCGGCTCCACCGGCCTGATGGGCGCCGTAGCCGATGCCGCGCTGGAAGCCGGCGGCGACGTCATTGGCGTCATTCCCGAACACTTTTACACCCCCCAACTGGCCCACGACCACCTGACCCGGTTGGAAATCGTTGCCGACATGCACACTCGCAAAGCCCGCATGGCCGAACTCGCCGATGCGTTCATTGCACTCCCTGGCGGTTATGGCACACTGGAAGAAATGTTCGAAGCCCTGACATGGGCCCAAATTGGCCTTCACACCAAACCCATTGGGCTGTTCAACTTCCAAGGCTATTACAACCACCTGCTGGCCTTCATCCGCCACGCCCGCGAAGAGGGCTTCATCTTCGACGAGCACGAAGCCCTTTTCGTTCACGCCGCGGCTGCAGAGCCGTTGCTGGATGCCCTGGAAGACTACCGCCACCCTGGCGGGGTGGAACGATGGTTACGCGAAGCGCCTTAA
- the hisS gene encoding histidine--tRNA ligase — translation MAKKIIASVKGTRDFYPEKMAVRTWLYRQMRAASEAFGYQEYDGPFLEPIALYAAKSGEELVKEQAFVFPDRGGDLITLRPELTPTLARMVAQKQGQLVFPLRWWSFGPFWRYERPQKGRAREFFQWNIDMIGVNSPEADAELAAVGAEFFRRVGLSPNEVQILVNNRRLMDSRLDALGIPTAQRKAVFRLIDRREKMNATAWEAYATEIGLSEAQQQGLKDLLADDRLWEQSEELVRFFAAAEALGAREYLRYAPYIIRGLDYYTGTVFEARDRDGEFRAILGGGRYDNLVGDVGGNPLPGVGFAMGDMVVTLVLEKYGRLPELVTQPAPILVTVFDADHLLEAYRLAAEVRAAGFNVVTYPEPAKLGKQFKYADRIGAKVALVLGPDELAAGKVALKNLATREQLLIDRTTLDTQLRQYLNL, via the coding sequence ATGGCCAAGAAAATCATCGCATCCGTCAAAGGCACTCGCGACTTCTACCCCGAAAAGATGGCCGTGCGCACCTGGCTCTACCGCCAAATGCGCGCCGCCTCCGAAGCCTTCGGCTATCAGGAATACGACGGTCCGTTTCTGGAACCCATTGCCCTTTACGCGGCCAAATCGGGCGAAGAACTGGTCAAAGAACAAGCCTTCGTCTTCCCCGACCGTGGCGGCGACCTGATCACCTTGCGCCCGGAACTCACCCCCACTCTCGCCCGCATGGTCGCCCAAAAGCAAGGGCAACTGGTCTTCCCCCTGCGGTGGTGGTCGTTTGGCCCCTTCTGGCGCTACGAACGCCCGCAAAAAGGTCGCGCCCGCGAATTCTTCCAGTGGAACATTGACATGATCGGCGTCAACAGCCCCGAAGCCGACGCCGAACTGGCCGCTGTGGGCGCAGAATTCTTCCGGCGGGTGGGCCTCAGCCCCAACGAAGTGCAAATTCTGGTCAACAACCGCCGCCTGATGGATTCCCGCCTGGACGCGCTTGGCATTCCCACCGCACAGCGCAAGGCCGTCTTCCGCCTGATTGACCGTCGCGAAAAAATGAACGCCACAGCGTGGGAAGCCTACGCCACCGAAATCGGCCTGAGCGAAGCGCAACAGCAGGGCCTGAAAGACCTGCTGGCCGACGACCGCCTGTGGGAACAATCGGAGGAACTGGTGCGCTTCTTCGCCGCGGCCGAAGCCTTGGGCGCGCGGGAATATCTGCGCTACGCCCCCTACATCATCCGCGGGCTGGATTACTACACCGGCACCGTGTTCGAAGCCCGCGACCGCGACGGCGAATTCCGCGCCATTCTCGGCGGCGGGCGCTACGACAACCTGGTGGGCGATGTGGGCGGCAACCCGCTGCCCGGCGTGGGCTTTGCCATGGGCGATATGGTGGTCACCTTAGTGCTGGAAAAATACGGCCGCCTGCCCGAACTTGTCACCCAGCCCGCGCCCATTCTGGTCACCGTCTTCGACGCTGACCACCTGCTGGAAGCCTACCGGTTGGCCGCCGAAGTGCGTGCTGCGGGCTTCAACGTAGTGACCTACCCCGAACCGGCCAAACTGGGCAAGCAATTCAAATATGCCGACCGCATCGGGGCAAAGGTGGCCCTGGTGCTGGGCCCCGACGAACTCGCCGCGGGCAAAGTGGCCCTCAAGAACCTCGCCACGCGCGAACAACTCCTCATCGACCGCACGACCTTAGACACACAATTACGCCAATATCTCAACCTCTAA
- a CDS encoding diguanylate cyclase, with protein sequence MATEFLFKQAARLCKVRWVVLLFATLLALLSVSLGASLHLFHIYLRLIALTAVTNLISTIAYEHYQAHAREYTSRQTTALQWWTYFQTLADLLLLTAGIHYTGGIHSPGIYLLLIYIAGMAITYGAILPVAIFTGISMALFTGLFVAYKHQWLTPVAIFSPPADNLPPPASFTITIIAVNGLLLAMAGITLAQSSRLRKLWEDSEAQRAFFSSLHQLSRHGLQYHDLHQTVSFLSQRLQTLLEADEVFTILWEERGGHLSPLATYNIHNDLKHRSLSPQESEAFHENCNMLFQHLEGLHPFWVHLHKGPHPPLPPALHQRLQQYQSLLLFPIHTPGRQTLIGVVTLGFRRTPRDLQEYTQRAQRALEVVAPLFARTVTLHQTSAHLALLQELANDVTGLTQNLNLHHLAPAITENAARLLNATTAIFIPYANAPLAQYLKTWHTAGLDPFLAQECYKHQNICQRLLRDETFLQLALPEDCALLPSTLQEACKAHHFHVLAFFTIPSPRAPLGLLILLWQDKRLLLTPHEIAVGKLFAARAGAALYNAYLYHLLRREARTDALTGLPNRRAVDEALEQEWKRAQRYRHPFSIVMLDLNHFKRINDQFGHQKGDVALQHAAALLKQNLRETDFVGRYGGDEFLIILPESTREDARIVMHKVTEAAAHTSWDFLAPDFRLTLSYGIATYPDDGTDVYTLVDIADRRLYENKPAE encoded by the coding sequence ATGGCTACTGAGTTTCTGTTCAAGCAAGCCGCCAGGTTATGCAAAGTCCGCTGGGTTGTCTTGCTCTTTGCCACCCTGCTTGCCCTGCTTAGCGTCTCATTGGGGGCTTCGCTTCACCTCTTTCACATTTACCTGCGCCTCATCGCGCTCACAGCAGTCACCAACCTCATCTCCACCATCGCCTACGAACACTATCAGGCCCACGCGCGGGAATATACGTCCCGACAAACCACCGCGCTGCAATGGTGGACTTACTTCCAAACCCTGGCCGACCTGCTGCTCCTCACCGCAGGCATTCATTACACCGGCGGCATCCACAGCCCCGGCATCTACCTGCTTCTCATTTACATCGCTGGCATGGCCATTACCTACGGCGCCATCCTCCCCGTCGCCATCTTTACCGGTATCAGCATGGCGCTGTTCACTGGCCTCTTCGTCGCCTACAAACATCAATGGCTGACACCCGTCGCTATTTTCTCTCCCCCAGCCGACAACCTGCCCCCTCCTGCCAGTTTTACCATCACGATTATCGCTGTCAACGGGCTTCTGCTGGCAATGGCAGGCATTACCCTGGCACAATCCAGCCGCTTGCGCAAATTGTGGGAAGACTCGGAAGCCCAGCGCGCCTTTTTTTCCTCACTGCACCAACTTAGCCGCCACGGCTTGCAATACCACGACCTTCACCAGACCGTAAGTTTTCTCTCACAGCGCCTTCAAACGCTGTTGGAGGCCGATGAAGTTTTCACCATTTTGTGGGAAGAGCGCGGGGGGCATCTTTCACCGCTGGCAACCTACAACATCCACAACGACCTGAAGCACCGCTCTCTTTCACCCCAAGAAAGCGAGGCTTTCCACGAGAACTGCAACATGCTCTTCCAACATCTGGAAGGGCTGCATCCCTTCTGGGTTCACCTCCACAAAGGCCCCCACCCACCGCTTCCGCCCGCCCTGCACCAGCGGCTTCAACAATACCAAAGCCTGCTCCTCTTCCCCATCCACACCCCAGGAAGGCAAACCCTCATTGGGGTGGTTACCCTGGGCTTCCGTCGCACGCCGCGCGACCTGCAGGAATACACCCAACGCGCCCAGCGGGCGCTGGAAGTGGTCGCTCCCCTCTTTGCCCGCACCGTAACCCTCCACCAAACTTCGGCCCATCTGGCGCTGTTACAGGAATTAGCCAACGACGTCACCGGCCTGACACAGAACCTCAACCTGCACCACCTGGCGCCTGCGATCACCGAAAACGCAGCACGCTTGCTCAACGCCACCACGGCCATTTTCATTCCCTATGCCAATGCCCCCCTCGCCCAATACCTAAAAACCTGGCACACGGCAGGGCTTGACCCCTTCCTGGCGCAGGAATGCTACAAACATCAAAACATTTGCCAGCGCCTGCTACGGGACGAGACCTTCCTGCAACTGGCCTTGCCCGAAGATTGCGCGCTTCTTCCGTCCACCTTGCAAGAAGCCTGCAAGGCGCACCATTTCCATGTGCTGGCTTTCTTCACCATCCCTTCCCCGCGAGCGCCGCTCGGCCTGCTCATTTTGCTCTGGCAAGACAAACGCCTGCTGCTCACGCCCCACGAAATCGCCGTGGGGAAACTCTTCGCCGCGCGCGCGGGCGCAGCCCTTTACAACGCTTATCTTTACCACTTGCTCCGCCGAGAAGCCCGTACCGACGCCCTCACCGGCCTCCCTAACCGCCGCGCCGTTGACGAAGCCCTGGAACAGGAATGGAAACGCGCCCAACGCTATCGTCACCCATTTTCCATCGTCATGCTCGACCTCAACCATTTCAAGCGCATCAACGACCAGTTCGGCCATCAAAAAGGCGATGTGGCCCTTCAACACGCCGCAGCCCTTTTGAAACAAAACCTCCGGGAAACCGACTTCGTCGGGCGCTACGGCGGCGATGAATTCCTCATCATCCTCCCCGAAAGCACGCGGGAAGACGCCCGCATCGTCATGCACAAAGTCACCGAAGCCGCGGCCCACACTTCCTGGGACTTCCTGGCCCCCGATTTCCGTCTGACCCTCTCTTACGGCATTGCCACTTACCCCGACGATGGCACCGATGTGTACACCCTGGTAGACATCGCCGACAGAAGGCTATACGAAAACAAGCCTGCCGAATGA
- a CDS encoding methylmalonyl-CoA mutase encodes MSLYDPKAVEEIREHKQAWENTTLKRSLERFPERQEEFVTASSEPVERLYTPDDVADMDYARDLGMPGEYPYTRGIHATMYRGRVWTMRMFAGFGTAEETNQRFKYLLEQGQTGLSVAFDLPTLMGYDTDAPEALGEFGKCGVAISSLADMERLFEGIPMGKVSTSMTINAPAAIIWAMYIAAAEKQGFRQEELRGTIQNDILKEYIAQKEYIFPPEPSMRLVTDTIEYGSKHLPLWNTISISGYHIREAGSTAAQELAFTLSDGLEYVRWALARGLKIDEFAPRLSFFFNSHNDFFEEIGKFRAARRIWAREMKETFGAKNPRSWLLRFHTQTAGCTLTAQQPEINVVRVTIQALAAVLGGTQSLHTNSLDEALALPSEKAVTIALRTQQIIAEESGVTNTIDPLGGSFFVEAMTNRLEKQAYDYFRRIEEMGGVLPAIEKGFFQKEISEAAYRYQQEIDEGRRHIVGVNIYNDNKPYEVPLLEMDPEGYKRQVARLNEVRAKRDKGRVGQTLDRLRIAAQGTENMMPYILDAVRAYATLGEIVGVLKEVFGTYEEPTWI; translated from the coding sequence ATGTCCCTCTATGACCCCAAAGCCGTTGAAGAAATCCGCGAGCACAAGCAGGCATGGGAAAACACCACCCTCAAACGCTCGCTGGAGCGCTTCCCTGAACGCCAAGAGGAATTCGTCACCGCCTCATCCGAACCCGTGGAACGCCTCTACACCCCCGACGACGTGGCCGATATGGACTACGCCCGCGACCTGGGCATGCCCGGCGAATACCCCTACACTCGCGGCATCCACGCCACCATGTACCGCGGGCGGGTGTGGACGATGCGCATGTTCGCCGGCTTCGGCACCGCCGAAGAGACCAACCAGCGCTTCAAATATCTGCTCGAGCAGGGGCAAACTGGCCTCTCGGTGGCCTTCGACCTGCCCACGCTGATGGGCTACGACACCGACGCGCCCGAGGCCCTGGGCGAATTTGGCAAATGCGGCGTCGCCATTTCCTCCCTGGCCGATATGGAGCGGCTGTTCGAGGGCATTCCGATGGGCAAGGTTTCCACCAGTATGACCATCAACGCCCCGGCAGCCATCATCTGGGCCATGTACATCGCCGCCGCCGAAAAGCAGGGCTTCCGGCAAGAAGAACTGCGCGGCACCATCCAGAACGACATCCTCAAAGAATACATCGCCCAGAAGGAATACATCTTCCCGCCCGAACCCTCCATGCGGCTGGTAACCGACACCATCGAATACGGCTCGAAACACCTGCCGCTGTGGAACACCATCAGCATCAGCGGCTACCACATTCGCGAAGCCGGCTCAACCGCCGCCCAGGAACTCGCCTTCACCCTCTCGGACGGGCTGGAATACGTGCGCTGGGCATTAGCACGCGGGCTGAAGATCGACGAATTTGCGCCGCGGCTGTCGTTCTTCTTCAACTCCCACAACGACTTCTTCGAGGAAATCGGCAAATTCCGCGCTGCCCGCCGCATCTGGGCACGCGAAATGAAGGAAACCTTCGGCGCCAAGAACCCGCGCTCGTGGCTGCTGCGCTTCCACACCCAAACCGCGGGCTGCACCCTCACTGCCCAGCAGCCCGAAATCAATGTCGTGCGCGTCACCATCCAGGCGCTGGCCGCGGTGCTGGGCGGCACGCAATCGCTGCACACCAACAGCCTCGACGAAGCCCTCGCGCTGCCTTCCGAAAAAGCCGTCACCATCGCCCTGCGCACCCAGCAGATCATCGCCGAGGAAAGCGGCGTCACCAACACCATCGACCCGCTGGGCGGCTCGTTCTTCGTGGAAGCCATGACCAACCGGCTGGAAAAGCAGGCCTACGACTACTTCCGCCGCATCGAAGAGATGGGCGGCGTGCTGCCCGCCATCGAAAAGGGCTTCTTCCAGAAGGAAATCTCCGAAGCCGCCTACCGCTACCAGCAGGAAATCGACGAAGGCCGGCGCCACATCGTGGGTGTGAACATCTACAACGACAACAAGCCCTACGAAGTGCCCCTGCTGGAAATGGACCCCGAAGGCTACAAACGGCAGGTCGCCCGGCTCAACGAAGTGCGTGCCAAGCGCGACAAAGGCCGTGTGGGGCAAACGTTAGACCGCCTGCGCATTGCCGCGCAGGGCACCGAAAACATGATGCCCTACATTCTGGACGCGGTGCGCGCCTACGCCACCCTGGGCGAAATCGTGGGCGTGCTGAAAGAGGTGTTCGGCACTTACGAAGAACCGACGTGGATTTAG
- a CDS encoding SDR family oxidoreductase produces MTTLNVLITGAARRVGKMLAEAVAEAGGNIALHYGHSRAAAEATAAALRARGATVALLQADLNDPTAAAALVGRAWDALGSLNALVNSAAIFENLTWQTTDLAAWERHLRINLTAPFLLSQAFARRLLAQPEATGRIVNILDWRALRPADDHLPYTISKAGLAALTQSLAVAFAPRITVNGIALGAVLPPSDGQPAPKVLHATPISRWATAEEVRHTLRFLLTGPAYITGEILHLDGGRHLV; encoded by the coding sequence GTGACAACCCTCAACGTGCTCATCACTGGTGCGGCGCGGCGGGTAGGCAAGATGTTAGCCGAAGCCGTCGCCGAAGCAGGGGGCAACATCGCGCTGCATTACGGGCATTCACGCGCCGCCGCGGAAGCCACCGCGGCGGCGTTGCGCGCCCGCGGCGCCACCGTCGCGCTGCTGCAAGCCGACCTGAACGACCCCACCGCGGCCGCCGCGCTGGTGGGCCGCGCGTGGGATGCCCTGGGCAGCCTGAACGCCCTGGTCAACAGCGCCGCTATCTTTGAAAACCTCACCTGGCAAACCACCGACCTCGCCGCCTGGGAACGCCACCTGCGCATCAACCTGACCGCGCCCTTCCTGCTCTCGCAGGCCTTTGCCCGCCGTCTGCTGGCCCAGCCGGAAGCCACAGGGCGTATCGTCAACATCCTCGACTGGCGCGCCCTGCGCCCCGCCGACGACCACCTGCCCTACACCATCAGCAAGGCCGGGCTGGCGGCGCTGACGCAATCCCTTGCGGTGGCTTTTGCACCCCGCATCACGGTCAACGGCATCGCCCTGGGCGCGGTGCTGCCGCCTTCCGACGGGCAGCCCGCCCCCAAGGTACTGCACGCCACACCCATCAGCCGCTGGGCCACGGCTGAAGAAGTCCGGCACACGCTGCGCTTCCTGCTCACCGGCCCGGCCTACATCACGGGGGAAATCCTTCACCTCGACGGCGGCAGGCATCTGGTGTAA
- a CDS encoding TIGR01906 family membrane protein, protein MSGCREVAAFCLAHESNAMTLSKILSWLVMLLVPPAIVLGVVRLMLTPLFIQVEYRTPNFPPDVFGFTTADRLHWADISRQYLLNNAGIDFLAEQRLPDGSPLYNARELRHMADVKRVVKAALTVWYGVLALLVLLGLAAYRSGQWAAYRRGLAWGGWLTIGLMLAVVVLAVVAFQTLFVDFHRVFFEGDTWLFNYSDSLIRLFPERFWRDAFVLLGGLSLLLGRALALLGRK, encoded by the coding sequence ATGAGCGGCTGCCGCGAGGTGGCCGCTTTTTGTCTTGCACACGAGAGCAACGCGATGACGCTTTCCAAAATCCTTTCCTGGCTCGTGATGTTGTTGGTGCCGCCTGCCATTGTGCTGGGGGTGGTGCGGCTGATGCTGACCCCTCTTTTCATTCAGGTGGAATACCGCACCCCCAACTTCCCGCCTGATGTGTTTGGCTTTACCACCGCTGACCGCCTGCACTGGGCCGACATTTCGCGGCAATACCTGCTCAACAATGCGGGCATTGACTTCCTGGCTGAGCAACGCCTGCCCGATGGCTCGCCGCTTTACAACGCCCGTGAATTGCGCCACATGGCCGACGTCAAGCGGGTGGTCAAGGCGGCGTTGACCGTGTGGTATGGCGTGCTCGCGCTGCTGGTGTTGTTGGGGCTGGCGGCTTATCGCAGCGGTCAGTGGGCGGCTTATCGGCGTGGGTTGGCATGGGGCGGCTGGTTGACCATTGGTTTGATGTTGGCTGTGGTCGTGCTGGCCGTCGTTGCTTTCCAAACGCTCTTCGTCGATTTCCATCGCGTGTTTTTCGAGGGCGATACCTGGCTTTTCAATTATAGTGATTCATTGATCCGCCTGTTCCCGGAACGCTTTTGGCGTGATGCCTTTGTGTTACTGGGAGGGCTGAGCCTGCTGCTTGGGCGGGCGCTGGCGCTGTTGGGGCGCAAGTGA
- a CDS encoding nucleoside-diphosphate kinase, with translation MERTLVLVKPDGVQRGLIGEVISRLERRGLRLVAAKFMQVSRELAEAHYAIHKGKPFYDGLIAYITSAPVMAMVWEGPNAVAAVRQTMGATRPTEAAPGTIRHDFALEIGRNLTHASDSPENGEKEVALWFRPEELVAWSRDVDRWIFE, from the coding sequence GTGGAACGAACACTTGTGTTGGTCAAGCCCGATGGCGTGCAGCGAGGGTTGATTGGCGAGGTGATTTCTCGCCTGGAGCGCCGCGGCCTGCGTCTGGTGGCGGCAAAGTTTATGCAGGTTAGCCGTGAACTGGCCGAGGCGCATTATGCCATTCACAAAGGCAAGCCTTTTTACGATGGTTTGATTGCTTACATTACCTCGGCGCCGGTCATGGCGATGGTGTGGGAAGGCCCCAACGCGGTCGCTGCTGTGCGGCAGACGATGGGGGCAACACGCCCCACTGAGGCTGCGCCGGGCACGATTCGGCACGATTTCGCCCTGGAAATTGGGCGCAACCTGACCCATGCCTCCGATTCGCCTGAGAACGGCGAGAAGGAAGTGGCCCTTTGGTTCCGGCCTGAGGAACTGGTGGCCTGGAGCCGGGATGTTGACCGCTGGATTTTTGAGTAA